The Rhopalosiphum maidis isolate BTI-1 chromosome 1, ASM367621v3, whole genome shotgun sequence genome has a segment encoding these proteins:
- the LOC113549912 gene encoding lamin Dm0-like, giving the protein MSQSASRKDGEKQGAKNIPQPNELCNKSRRTATQNPTKFSRNQENHELQNLKDSIADYSGRVKFLEAKNSKLTQKLHFSNEVRTREVSNAMTLCESELDKLRNALECEVEQKNRLELENRRHIFKIKQLNTKLDQISKELEETKSFEARYREITVKYGQALIDNKNLKDANNAIETTQNQQEKGSLMS; this is encoded by the exons ATGTCGCAGAGTGCATCAAGAAAAGATGGTGAGAAACAGGGGGCCAAAAACATTCCGCAACCGAACGAGTTATGTAATAAGAGCAGAAGGACAGCGACACAAAACCCTACCAAGTTCAGCCGTAATCAGGAAAATCACGAGCTACAGAATTTAAAAGACAGTATCGCCGATTACAGTGGACGCGTTAAGTTCTTAGAAGCcaaaaactcaaaattaacacaaaagctccatttttcaaatgagGTGAGAACCCGGGAGGTGTCCAACGCTATGACATTATGTGAATCTGAACTTGACAAACTAAGAAATGCATTAGAATGCGAAGTTGAACAAAAGAACCGCCTCGAGTTAGAGAATAGGcgtcatattttcaaaataaaacagcTCAATACAAA acTTGACCAAATTTCAAAGGAGTTGGAAGAAACTAAATCATTTGAAGCAAGATATCGCGaaattactgtaaaatatgGTCAAGCTTTGATTGacaataagaatttaaaagacGCTAATAATGCaa tTGAAACAACACAAAATCAGCAAGAAAAAGGATCATTAATGAGTTGA